One window from the genome of Oreochromis niloticus isolate F11D_XX linkage group LG20, O_niloticus_UMD_NMBU, whole genome shotgun sequence encodes:
- the rad21l1 gene encoding double-strand-break repair protein rad21-like protein 1 isoform X2, with translation MMFYTQLFTSKRGSLAKIWLAAHWEKKLTKAHVFECNLETTIREIISPKVRIGLRTSGHLLLGVVRIYSRKAKYLLADCSDALIKIKTAFRPGQTDLPVEGLEATIKAITLVEDFTSFDPQLPDPSDIDVVDHFSLNQCRSEEITLKEDFGNNFLNFADIGDERQIYHNALMDVSFQSLAQHGDAFGDEDQGFDLLDFLTQSSDNAEATEFIQENPQNENLPSSPLYDQQDANRTECMEVETPTANQTTLLANEEAFALEPVPITPNSERKKGKRKRKLVVDQTKELSNECIRKQLSDFSDLVTPLDMAPPTVQLMQWKESGGADKLFAQPCSTVLSLQIKELFARSFFQVKRCGVREDVEEMRHEEHKAQRELSALTTEVSVMDLSADPEKTHNTELTEHDHVNDSQRESYSQLAQDENRSELTHPSLPSEDSMFVHPPYLEHSTQSTSLHTQSMLSSQDFEERRITRRAQKLLNALKQSQHDSKDPTFSLQGICEGSNRWQAATTFFCFLVLKKQEVLRLCQTAPYEDISATPGPKFYN, from the exons ATGATGTTCTACACTCAACTCTTCACTTCCAAGCGCGGATCACTAGCCAAAATCTGGCTAGCAGCCCACTGGGAAAAGAAGCTAACAAAGGCCCATGTTTTTGAATGCAACCTGGAAACAACTATCAGAGAAATAATTTCACCAAag GTGAGAATTGGTTTACGGACATCTGGTCATCTGCTCCTTGGTGTGGTTCGAATCTACTCCAGAAAAGCAAAGTATCTCCTTGCAGACTGCAGCGATGCCTTGATTAAGATTAAAACAGCTTTTAGGCCAG GTCAGACAGATCTGCCGGTGGAGGGGCTTGAGGCCACAATAAAAGCGATTACCTTGGTCGAAGATTTCACTTCCTTTGATCCCCAGCTTCCAGACCCCAG TGACATAGATGTTGTGGACCACTTTTCACTGAACCAGTGTCGATCAGAAGAAATCACTCTGAAAGAGGACTTTGGAAATAACTTTCTAAACTTTGCAGACATTG GAGATGAGCGCCAAATTTATCATAATGCATTGATGGATGTGAGCTTCCAGAGCCTGGCTCAACATGGAGATGCATTTGGGGATGAGGACCAAGGATTTGACTTACTCG ATTTTCTGACGCAATCCAGTGATAATGCTGAGGCCACAGAATTCATCCAGGAGAatccacaaaatgaaaacctacCGAGCTCGCCTTTATATGATCAGCAAG ATGCTAACCGAACAGAATGCATGGAAGTAGAGACCCCGACGGCAAATCAGACCACCCTGCTCGCTAATGAGGAGGCCTTTGCTCTCGAACCTGTGCCCATCACTC CAAACTCCGAGAGGAAGAAGGGGAAGAGGAAACGCAAGTTGGTGGTGGATCAGACTAAAGAGCTGAGCAATGAATGCATCAGAAAGCAGCTTTCTGACTTTTCAGATCTGGTCACTCCTTTGGACATGGCCCCGCCAACTGTGCAGCTAATGCAGTGGAAAGAGAGCGGAGGTGCAGATAAACTCTTTGCACAGCCGTGTTCCACTGTTTTATCGCTCCAGATAAAGGAG CTTTTTGCTAGGAGTTTTTTCCAAGTGAAACGCTGTGGTGTACGTGAGGATGTTGAGGAGATGCGCCATGAAGAGCATAAAG CTCAGAGGGAACTAAGTGCCCTCACTACAGAAGTCAGTGTCATGGATTTGTCAGCTGAtcctgaaaaaacacacaacactgaGCTGACTGAACACGATCATGTCAACGACAGCCAGCGTGAGAGCTACTCACAGCTCGCACAA GATGAAAACAGGTCAGAGCTTACTCATCCGTCACTTCCATCTGAAGACTCCATGTTTGTTCACCCGCCTTACTTGGAGCACAGCACGCAGTCAACTTCCCTCCACACTCAG TCTATGCTGAGTAGCCAGGACTTTGAGGAGAGGAGGATAACCAGGCGAGCACAGAAGCTTCTGAACGCTCTAAAA CAGAGCCAGCATGACAGCAAAGACCCCACGTTCAGCCTGCAGGGAATCTGTGAAGGAAGCAATCGCTGGCAAGCTGCAACCACCTTCTTCTGTTTCCTCGTCCTGAAAAAACAAGAAGTCCTCCGCCTGTGTCAGACCGCTCCCTATGAGGACATCTCTGCCACACCTGGACCCAAATTCTACAATTAG
- the rad21l1 gene encoding double-strand-break repair protein rad21-like protein 1 isoform X1, producing the protein MMFYTQLFTSKRGSLAKIWLAAHWEKKLTKAHVFECNLETTIREIISPKVRIGLRTSGHLLLGVVRIYSRKAKYLLADCSDALIKIKTAFRPGQTDLPVEGLEATIKAITLVEDFTSFDPQLPDPSDIDVVDHFSLNQCRSEEITLKEDFGNNFLNFADIGDERQIYHNALMDVSFQSLAQHGDAFGDEDQGFDLLDFLTQSSDNAEATEFIQENPQNENLPSSPLYDQQEPICLADANRTECMEVETPTANQTTLLANEEAFALEPVPITPNSERKKGKRKRKLVVDQTKELSNECIRKQLSDFSDLVTPLDMAPPTVQLMQWKESGGADKLFAQPCSTVLSLQIKELFARSFFQVKRCGVREDVEEMRHEEHKAQRELSALTTEVSVMDLSADPEKTHNTELTEHDHVNDSQRESYSQLAQDENRSELTHPSLPSEDSMFVHPPYLEHSTQSTSLHTQSMLSSQDFEERRITRRAQKLLNALKQSQHDSKDPTFSLQGICEGSNRWQAATTFFCFLVLKKQEVLRLCQTAPYEDISATPGPKFYN; encoded by the exons ATGATGTTCTACACTCAACTCTTCACTTCCAAGCGCGGATCACTAGCCAAAATCTGGCTAGCAGCCCACTGGGAAAAGAAGCTAACAAAGGCCCATGTTTTTGAATGCAACCTGGAAACAACTATCAGAGAAATAATTTCACCAAag GTGAGAATTGGTTTACGGACATCTGGTCATCTGCTCCTTGGTGTGGTTCGAATCTACTCCAGAAAAGCAAAGTATCTCCTTGCAGACTGCAGCGATGCCTTGATTAAGATTAAAACAGCTTTTAGGCCAG GTCAGACAGATCTGCCGGTGGAGGGGCTTGAGGCCACAATAAAAGCGATTACCTTGGTCGAAGATTTCACTTCCTTTGATCCCCAGCTTCCAGACCCCAG TGACATAGATGTTGTGGACCACTTTTCACTGAACCAGTGTCGATCAGAAGAAATCACTCTGAAAGAGGACTTTGGAAATAACTTTCTAAACTTTGCAGACATTG GAGATGAGCGCCAAATTTATCATAATGCATTGATGGATGTGAGCTTCCAGAGCCTGGCTCAACATGGAGATGCATTTGGGGATGAGGACCAAGGATTTGACTTACTCG ATTTTCTGACGCAATCCAGTGATAATGCTGAGGCCACAGAATTCATCCAGGAGAatccacaaaatgaaaacctacCGAGCTCGCCTTTATATGATCAGCAAG AGCCCATATGTTTGGCAGATGCTAACCGAACAGAATGCATGGAAGTAGAGACCCCGACGGCAAATCAGACCACCCTGCTCGCTAATGAGGAGGCCTTTGCTCTCGAACCTGTGCCCATCACTC CAAACTCCGAGAGGAAGAAGGGGAAGAGGAAACGCAAGTTGGTGGTGGATCAGACTAAAGAGCTGAGCAATGAATGCATCAGAAAGCAGCTTTCTGACTTTTCAGATCTGGTCACTCCTTTGGACATGGCCCCGCCAACTGTGCAGCTAATGCAGTGGAAAGAGAGCGGAGGTGCAGATAAACTCTTTGCACAGCCGTGTTCCACTGTTTTATCGCTCCAGATAAAGGAG CTTTTTGCTAGGAGTTTTTTCCAAGTGAAACGCTGTGGTGTACGTGAGGATGTTGAGGAGATGCGCCATGAAGAGCATAAAG CTCAGAGGGAACTAAGTGCCCTCACTACAGAAGTCAGTGTCATGGATTTGTCAGCTGAtcctgaaaaaacacacaacactgaGCTGACTGAACACGATCATGTCAACGACAGCCAGCGTGAGAGCTACTCACAGCTCGCACAA GATGAAAACAGGTCAGAGCTTACTCATCCGTCACTTCCATCTGAAGACTCCATGTTTGTTCACCCGCCTTACTTGGAGCACAGCACGCAGTCAACTTCCCTCCACACTCAG TCTATGCTGAGTAGCCAGGACTTTGAGGAGAGGAGGATAACCAGGCGAGCACAGAAGCTTCTGAACGCTCTAAAA CAGAGCCAGCATGACAGCAAAGACCCCACGTTCAGCCTGCAGGGAATCTGTGAAGGAAGCAATCGCTGGCAAGCTGCAACCACCTTCTTCTGTTTCCTCGTCCTGAAAAAACAAGAAGTCCTCCGCCTGTGTCAGACCGCTCCCTATGAGGACATCTCTGCCACACCTGGACCCAAATTCTACAATTAG
- the rad21l1 gene encoding double-strand-break repair protein rad21-like protein 1 isoform X3 has product MMFYTQLFTSKRGSLAKIWLAAHWEKKLTKAHVFECNLETTIREIISPKVRIGLRTSGHLLLGVVRIYSRKAKYLLADCSDALIKIKTAFRPGQTDLPVEGLEATIKAITLVEDFTSFDPQLPDPSDIDVVDHFSLNQCRSEEITLKEDFGNNFLNFADIGDERQIYHNALMDVSFQSLAQHGDAFGDEDQGFDLLDFLTQSSDNAEATEFIQENPQNENLPSSPLYDQQEPICLADANRTECMEVETPTANQTTLLANEEAFALEPVPITPNSERKKGKRKRKLVVDQTKELSNECIRKQLSDFSDLVTPLDMAPPTVQLMQWKESGGADKLFAQPCSTVLSLQIKELFARSFFQVKRCGVREDVEEMRHEEHKAQRELSALTTEVSVMDLSADPEKTHNTELTEHDHVNDSQRESYSQLAQDENRSELTHPSLPSEDSMFVHPPYLEHSTQSTSLHTQQSQHDSKDPTFSLQGICEGSNRWQAATTFFCFLVLKKQEVLRLCQTAPYEDISATPGPKFYN; this is encoded by the exons ATGATGTTCTACACTCAACTCTTCACTTCCAAGCGCGGATCACTAGCCAAAATCTGGCTAGCAGCCCACTGGGAAAAGAAGCTAACAAAGGCCCATGTTTTTGAATGCAACCTGGAAACAACTATCAGAGAAATAATTTCACCAAag GTGAGAATTGGTTTACGGACATCTGGTCATCTGCTCCTTGGTGTGGTTCGAATCTACTCCAGAAAAGCAAAGTATCTCCTTGCAGACTGCAGCGATGCCTTGATTAAGATTAAAACAGCTTTTAGGCCAG GTCAGACAGATCTGCCGGTGGAGGGGCTTGAGGCCACAATAAAAGCGATTACCTTGGTCGAAGATTTCACTTCCTTTGATCCCCAGCTTCCAGACCCCAG TGACATAGATGTTGTGGACCACTTTTCACTGAACCAGTGTCGATCAGAAGAAATCACTCTGAAAGAGGACTTTGGAAATAACTTTCTAAACTTTGCAGACATTG GAGATGAGCGCCAAATTTATCATAATGCATTGATGGATGTGAGCTTCCAGAGCCTGGCTCAACATGGAGATGCATTTGGGGATGAGGACCAAGGATTTGACTTACTCG ATTTTCTGACGCAATCCAGTGATAATGCTGAGGCCACAGAATTCATCCAGGAGAatccacaaaatgaaaacctacCGAGCTCGCCTTTATATGATCAGCAAG AGCCCATATGTTTGGCAGATGCTAACCGAACAGAATGCATGGAAGTAGAGACCCCGACGGCAAATCAGACCACCCTGCTCGCTAATGAGGAGGCCTTTGCTCTCGAACCTGTGCCCATCACTC CAAACTCCGAGAGGAAGAAGGGGAAGAGGAAACGCAAGTTGGTGGTGGATCAGACTAAAGAGCTGAGCAATGAATGCATCAGAAAGCAGCTTTCTGACTTTTCAGATCTGGTCACTCCTTTGGACATGGCCCCGCCAACTGTGCAGCTAATGCAGTGGAAAGAGAGCGGAGGTGCAGATAAACTCTTTGCACAGCCGTGTTCCACTGTTTTATCGCTCCAGATAAAGGAG CTTTTTGCTAGGAGTTTTTTCCAAGTGAAACGCTGTGGTGTACGTGAGGATGTTGAGGAGATGCGCCATGAAGAGCATAAAG CTCAGAGGGAACTAAGTGCCCTCACTACAGAAGTCAGTGTCATGGATTTGTCAGCTGAtcctgaaaaaacacacaacactgaGCTGACTGAACACGATCATGTCAACGACAGCCAGCGTGAGAGCTACTCACAGCTCGCACAA GATGAAAACAGGTCAGAGCTTACTCATCCGTCACTTCCATCTGAAGACTCCATGTTTGTTCACCCGCCTTACTTGGAGCACAGCACGCAGTCAACTTCCCTCCACACTCAG CAGAGCCAGCATGACAGCAAAGACCCCACGTTCAGCCTGCAGGGAATCTGTGAAGGAAGCAATCGCTGGCAAGCTGCAACCACCTTCTTCTGTTTCCTCGTCCTGAAAAAACAAGAAGTCCTCCGCCTGTGTCAGACCGCTCCCTATGAGGACATCTCTGCCACACCTGGACCCAAATTCTACAATTAG
- the snpha gene encoding syntaphilin isoform X1, with the protein MDPHQHHQHLFFLLPPGTVKSGRNRGFSAMHSFHLPKWRSVGTSGGSGRYSHSDTSSTHTYPGRVRPPEGSPTARTYPSTPRRQVKHTACSDNHGIRPPTPEQYLTPLQQKEVCIRHLRARLRENVERLQHRDCEIDELRAQLYRMQEDWIEEECHRVEAQLALKEARKEIQHLQEVVESVRSNLGVRQQDSHDHKPFSGLQGGRPGGKSRSCGCSPASTLSRSAAHSRLSSEALQLERGSSAPEPSGASQTAGQTHLLLEAALLSEQLPAQGHIRGPPAVPRSSTYERLCSGGAVLPISHSCHTLSSSCRCSGHTYLPHHHLFLHLPQEEAPVTAAAVAVTAAPVPVTAAAVSATESNPIPVPAAEKKPEVRSQACSPTMTWLCEESSAEGPSVISLVSADITPSEPQRFPSSLPLLSPPQYTYNAEPSEPDKPAEVMKAPAGPQTCQPHPIAPLPVKQEATVVEIEEDNKDENGGAGEEGHSPQRCHWSRYFLVDLLALAVPVVPTMAWLCRGAPQEVMPVYHIGSLLRGCCAVALHSLRRQGAGRGRRPASMNGTTSI; encoded by the exons ATGGACCCTCATCAGCACCACCAGCATCTTTTCTTCTTGCTGCCACCGGGGACCGTTAAGTCAGGCAGAAACCGAGGCTTTTCCGCGATGCACAGCTTCCACCTGCCCAAATG GCGCTCGGTGGGAACTAGTGGCGGCAGCGGGCGATATTCCCACAGCGACACATCCAGTACTCACACCTACCCTGGTCGAGTTAGGCCACCAGAGGGCAGTCCTACAGCCCGGACTTATCCCAGTACCCCCAG ACGTCAGGTGAAGCACACAGCTTGCAGCGACAACCATGGGATCAGGCCCCCGACCCCAGAGCAGTACCTTACACCCCTTCAACAGAAGGAGGTGTGTATACGACACCTGCGAGCCAGACTGAGGGAAAATGTGGAAAGGCTACAGCACAG GGACTGTGAAATAGATGAGTTAAGGGCCCAGCTGTACAGGATGCAGGAAGACTGGATAGAAGAGGAATGCCACCGTGTCGAGGCCCAGTTAGCCCTAAAAGAGGCCCGCAAGGAGATCCAGCACCTCCAGGAGGTGGTTGAGTCAGTGAGGTCCAACCTGGGTGTACGGCAACAAGACTCCCATGACCACAAGCCATTCTCAGGGTTGCAGGGAGGTCGGCCAGGTGGGAAGTCACGCTCCTGTGGATGTTCCCCAGCCAGCACTTTAAGCCGCAGCGCCGCCCACTCCAGACTGAGCAGCGAGGCTCTGCAGCTGGAGCGCGGCTCAAGTGCTCCCGAGCCGAGTGGAGCATCGCAAACAGCAGGACAAACTCACCTGCTCCTGGAGGCGGCCCTGCTGTCAGAGCAGCTGCCGGCACAGGGCCATATCCGAGGCCCCCCAGCTGTGCCACGCTCTTCCACCTATGAAAGGTTGTGCAGCGGTGGGGCTGTGTTGCCAATCTCTCACTCCTGCCACACTCTCAGTAGCAGCTGCAGGTGCAGTGGACACACCTACCTCCCCCACCATCACTTGTTTCTGCACTTACCTCAGGAGGAGGCCCCAGTTACGGCTGCTGCAGTCGCGGTTACAGCAGCTCCAGTCCCGGTTACAGCTGCTGCAGTCTCTGCTACTGAGTCTAACCCCATTCCTGTTCCTGCAGCAGAGAAGAAACCAGAGGTCCGCTCCCAGGCCTGCAGCCCCACCATGACCTGGCTGTGTGAAGAAAGCAGTGCAGAAGGCCCAAGTGTAATTTCTTTAGTCTCAGCAGACATAACCCCATCAGAACCACAACGATTTCCATCATCTTTACCTCTTCTCTCCCCTCCTCAGTATACTTACAATGCAGAGCCATCAGAACCGGACAAACCTGCGGAGGTAATGAAGGCACCAGCTGGGCCTCAGACCTGCCAGCCCCACCCTATAGCTCCACTACCAGTTAAACAGGAAGCTACAGTAGTGGAGATAGAAGAAGACAATAAGGATGAAAATGGAGGAGCTGGTGAAGAAGGTCATTCCCCTCAGCGGTGCCACTGGAGCCGGTACTTCCTAGTAGATCTTTTGGCTTTGGCAGTGCCGGTGGTTCCAACCATGGCATGGCTGTGCCGAGGAGCACCACAGGAGGTCATGCCGGTGTATCACATCGGGTCCTTGCTGAGAGGTTGCTGTGCTGTGGCTCTCCATTCACTTCGACGTCAGGGTGCAGGCAGGGGCCGCAGACCCGCCAGCATGAACGGAACAACATCAATCTGA
- the snpha gene encoding syntaphilin isoform X2, whose amino-acid sequence MSLTPSRKPSSGQRRRSVGTSGGSGRYSHSDTSSTHTYPGRVRPPEGSPTARTYPSTPRRQVKHTACSDNHGIRPPTPEQYLTPLQQKEVCIRHLRARLRENVERLQHRDCEIDELRAQLYRMQEDWIEEECHRVEAQLALKEARKEIQHLQEVVESVRSNLGVRQQDSHDHKPFSGLQGGRPGGKSRSCGCSPASTLSRSAAHSRLSSEALQLERGSSAPEPSGASQTAGQTHLLLEAALLSEQLPAQGHIRGPPAVPRSSTYERLCSGGAVLPISHSCHTLSSSCRCSGHTYLPHHHLFLHLPQEEAPVTAAAVAVTAAPVPVTAAAVSATESNPIPVPAAEKKPEVRSQACSPTMTWLCEESSAEGPSVISLVSADITPSEPQRFPSSLPLLSPPQYTYNAEPSEPDKPAEVMKAPAGPQTCQPHPIAPLPVKQEATVVEIEEDNKDENGGAGEEGHSPQRCHWSRYFLVDLLALAVPVVPTMAWLCRGAPQEVMPVYHIGSLLRGCCAVALHSLRRQGAGRGRRPASMNGTTSI is encoded by the exons ATGTCTCTAACTCCGAGTCGAAAGCCCTCCTCAGGTCAGCGCAG GCGCTCGGTGGGAACTAGTGGCGGCAGCGGGCGATATTCCCACAGCGACACATCCAGTACTCACACCTACCCTGGTCGAGTTAGGCCACCAGAGGGCAGTCCTACAGCCCGGACTTATCCCAGTACCCCCAG ACGTCAGGTGAAGCACACAGCTTGCAGCGACAACCATGGGATCAGGCCCCCGACCCCAGAGCAGTACCTTACACCCCTTCAACAGAAGGAGGTGTGTATACGACACCTGCGAGCCAGACTGAGGGAAAATGTGGAAAGGCTACAGCACAG GGACTGTGAAATAGATGAGTTAAGGGCCCAGCTGTACAGGATGCAGGAAGACTGGATAGAAGAGGAATGCCACCGTGTCGAGGCCCAGTTAGCCCTAAAAGAGGCCCGCAAGGAGATCCAGCACCTCCAGGAGGTGGTTGAGTCAGTGAGGTCCAACCTGGGTGTACGGCAACAAGACTCCCATGACCACAAGCCATTCTCAGGGTTGCAGGGAGGTCGGCCAGGTGGGAAGTCACGCTCCTGTGGATGTTCCCCAGCCAGCACTTTAAGCCGCAGCGCCGCCCACTCCAGACTGAGCAGCGAGGCTCTGCAGCTGGAGCGCGGCTCAAGTGCTCCCGAGCCGAGTGGAGCATCGCAAACAGCAGGACAAACTCACCTGCTCCTGGAGGCGGCCCTGCTGTCAGAGCAGCTGCCGGCACAGGGCCATATCCGAGGCCCCCCAGCTGTGCCACGCTCTTCCACCTATGAAAGGTTGTGCAGCGGTGGGGCTGTGTTGCCAATCTCTCACTCCTGCCACACTCTCAGTAGCAGCTGCAGGTGCAGTGGACACACCTACCTCCCCCACCATCACTTGTTTCTGCACTTACCTCAGGAGGAGGCCCCAGTTACGGCTGCTGCAGTCGCGGTTACAGCAGCTCCAGTCCCGGTTACAGCTGCTGCAGTCTCTGCTACTGAGTCTAACCCCATTCCTGTTCCTGCAGCAGAGAAGAAACCAGAGGTCCGCTCCCAGGCCTGCAGCCCCACCATGACCTGGCTGTGTGAAGAAAGCAGTGCAGAAGGCCCAAGTGTAATTTCTTTAGTCTCAGCAGACATAACCCCATCAGAACCACAACGATTTCCATCATCTTTACCTCTTCTCTCCCCTCCTCAGTATACTTACAATGCAGAGCCATCAGAACCGGACAAACCTGCGGAGGTAATGAAGGCACCAGCTGGGCCTCAGACCTGCCAGCCCCACCCTATAGCTCCACTACCAGTTAAACAGGAAGCTACAGTAGTGGAGATAGAAGAAGACAATAAGGATGAAAATGGAGGAGCTGGTGAAGAAGGTCATTCCCCTCAGCGGTGCCACTGGAGCCGGTACTTCCTAGTAGATCTTTTGGCTTTGGCAGTGCCGGTGGTTCCAACCATGGCATGGCTGTGCCGAGGAGCACCACAGGAGGTCATGCCGGTGTATCACATCGGGTCCTTGCTGAGAGGTTGCTGTGCTGTGGCTCTCCATTCACTTCGACGTCAGGGTGCAGGCAGGGGCCGCAGACCCGCCAGCATGAACGGAACAACATCAATCTGA
- the fkbp1aa gene encoding FKBP prolyl isomerase 1Aa, translating to MGVEIQTITPGDGRTFPKKGQRVVVHYVGTLADGKVFDSSRSRGKPFKFKIGHQEVIRGWEEGVAQMSVGQRAKLICSPDYAYGSKGHPGIIPPNATLTFDVELIGLEA from the exons ATGGGAGTAGAAATTCAGACTATAACTCCGGGTGATG gGCGGACTTTTCCGAAGAAGGGACAGCGCGTCGTGGTGCACTATGTCG GCACACTGGCAGACGGGAAAGTGTTTGACTCTTCGAGGTCCCGGGGCAAGCCGTTCAAATTTAAGATCGGACACCAGGAGGTGATTCGGGGATGGGAAGAAGGAGTAGCCCAG ATGAGTGTGGGTCAGCGGGCAAAGCTTATTTGCTCACCAGACTACGCCTACGGCAGCAAAGGTCACCCAGGGATCATCCCACCAAATGCCACTCTCACTTTTGATGTGGAGCTGATTGGTCTGGAGGCCTGA